CATTAAAAAAGAGGTTCACCTTGAGGGGGGCTACATCCTTGATCCGCGAAGCCAGACCGGCGGTGGAGATCGTGATGCGGCGGCCCGAGAAGCCCAGGCCCCAGGTTTGGTTGGTGAGGCGGGCGACGGCATCGGCCACGGCATCCAGGTTGGCGAGGGGCTCGCCCATACCCATGAAGACCAGGTTGGTCAGCCGGTGGCCCTCCTGCAAATGGTCCTGGGCGAGGAGGACCTGGTCGATGATCTCATGCGCGCGCAGGTTACGTTGGAGTCCCAGCGTACCGGTCAGACAGAATCCACAATCGAGCGTGCAGCCGACCTGCGTGGACAGGCAGAGGGTGAGCCGGTCCTCGTCGGGGATGAGCACGCACTCGACTTGGTTGCCGTCGGCCAGTGTGAGCACAAATTTCTTGGTGCCATCCTGCGAGGAAAAGATCTGGACCGCTGAAGTCCGTTCGATACTGCTGCTGCCGGTCAGGTACTCGCGGTCTTTCTGCGAGAGATTGCTCATCTCGGCGAACGTGCGGGCACGTTCCTGATAGAGCCAGCGCAGGATTTGCGACGCGCGATAGGCCGGCCATCCGAGTGACGCGACGAAGGCGGCCATCCCGCTTTCGGTCAGGGCCAGCAGATTGGTGCGACTCTCGGTCTGTTGGAGCATACCGGAGCCTAGCACAGGGAAAAAACTTGTGACAAGCAAGGCGAACGTGGTCGCGTTTCTACGGCGTTCAGCTATAATAAGCCCGGTTCACCCTCTTCTCAGGATGAGAATGTGACCGCACTTCCCTGGCGGATCAGCTTGTCGGCTCTTGCCGTGTGGTCTGTGCTGTCGAGCCTGTTCTTGACGGCCACAGCCGAGTCACCGCGCCCCCTGCCCGTTGCCGCTTCACCCTGCGTCTCTGCGGAAGATTGTTTTCGTTCCGCCGTGGCGCTCAATGAACGTTCGGGCTCGCCCGTTCAACGCGATCAAACGATGATGCTGAAGATCGACCAGCTGCGGTCGGTGATGGATCTCTATCCTTCCACGATCTGGGCCAAGAGAGCCGGGGTGGTGCTGGGCGTGTTGCTGATCGAGCGCGAGCCGGTCGAAGCGGCACAACGGTTGCGGGCCGTGCAGTCCGACTTGCCGGTGCTCGACGACTATCTCCGCCTGTGGATCGGGGAATCGTTGCTGAAGCAGAACGAGCCGATCCAGGCCGCCGAATTGCTGGAGACAATCCCCAAGGTCGTGCCGGATTCAAACCTGATTGCCAAAGCTGCCTACAGAACAGGCGAAGCCTGGTATAGCGCTAACGTGTGCTTCCGGGCGGTGGACTGGCTGGGGCGCGCTGTGGTGCTTGCGGAGAAGGATCCGGCGGCTCCGTTGGCGTTGTGGCACCAGGCTGAGTGCCACATCCGGGAGAATCGACTACCGGAGGCGCGCACCGCGTTGAAGCAACTCTGGCTTCGGTATCCCCATTCGCCTGAAGCACGAGAGGCGAAAGCCCGGTTGGATACCGCCCTGGGTGGAGAATCCTGGGTGCCGACGGCCGACGATCATTGGATTCGCGCACAGGCCTTTCTCGGGCTGGCCATGCAAGTCGAGTCGGTTGAGGAACTCCGCCGCTTTCTCACGATGGCTCCCGGGCACCCCCGCCGCTTCGACGCCCGCTTGAAGTTGGGAGTGGCCTATGTCCGGCTCAAGCAATATGACCAGGCTCGTGAGACGTTTCGTTCGTTAGTGGCGGATCGGGTGCAGGAATCGTCCGAGGCCACAGTATGGTTGGCCCGGGTCTATCTGCGGCAGAGTCAGGGCGACAAACTCATCGGCTTGGCGCGATCGGTCGTGCAGGGGGCCCTGGGGGGCGACCAGCGGGCGATGGTGCATCTTTTCGCCGGGGTGTGGTTGGAGGATCAGGGGCAGTTCGATGAGGCGATCGGGATGTTCCGGCAGGTGGCGAAGTTGGGAGACTCGGCGAGCCAGCGCGCGGAAGGTCTGTGGCGTGCCGGGTGGGCGCAATACCGGACGGCCCGCTATCGGGATGCCGCTGAGACCTTTCGTTCCGTTGTGGAGTTGCATGTCAATGGCTTTGAGCCCCAGGCGATGTATTGGGCGGCACGGGCGGACGAACGTGAAAAAAACACCACGGCCGCCGATCAATACGTGCGCCTCTGTCAGCGGCACGCATACAGTTACTATTGCCAATTGGCTGCACGGCGAGTTTCGTTGCCGCCGGTCACCCCGGTTGCGACAGAAGCGGAACGCCCGGTGGGCGATGAGGCGTCACCGTTGCCGCAGAATCGGCGTCCTGAAATCGAACGGCACGTGGTCTATCAACGCGGCATCGAGCTCAAAATATTGGGGTTCGCCCAGGATGCGGCTCGCGAACTCGGCTCTCTCACAGAGCAATATAGTCGTGACCCTGAGGTGTTGCTGGCCTTCTCAACCTTGCTCAGCGAGGTGGGGGCGTACCACCCGGCCTTACGCGTCGCAAAAGTTCACTTTAAGGACAAGCTGGAACGTAGCGGTTTGCCGACGGCACCGTCCCTGTGGACCGTAGCCTACCCGACCGGCCTGCTTCCGACGATCACCGCGCAGGGCGTCACTGCGGTGGACCCCTACCTGGCTGCCGCGATCATCCGTGAGGAGAGCCAATACGATGAAAAGGCCGTCTCGGTGGTGGGAGCCGTGGGGTTGATGCAGTTGATGCCGGTCACGGCGAATGCCGTGGCGCAGCGGTACGGGTTTCCCGCAGTCGGACGGGAAGAACTGTTCGACCAGGAAACGAACATTCGGCTGGGGGTGCGGTATCTGGGGCAGTTGCTCGAGCAATACGGCGGGAATCTGGCCCATGCGGTCGCGGCCTACAACGCCGGTCCGATTGCCGTGAACAATTGGATTGCGGTGCATCGAGGACGGGAGCAGGATGAGTTCGTGGAACTCATTCCGTATCAGGAAACGCGGTTGTACGTGAAACGGGTCTTGCGCAGCTATGGAGAATATCGCCGTCTCCATAACGGCACGTCGTAGCGGGGCCGTTTTCTTGACAAGCCGGAGCGAACTTTCTATATTTCGCCCCCGTCACCCAACGTGTTCGACCACCACTTTGATATGAGGAAATACCATGACTTTAGATCGTCTCGACGCCCTTGAAATTCGGATTCGCGATTTGGTGAAGCTCGTGCAGGATCTCAAACGGAAAAACGCTTCATTGGAAGACGATCTTCGGCTGGCGCGTGAACGGGTTGCAGTGCGTGATGACGAAAACCG
The window above is part of the Nitrospira sp. genome. Proteins encoded here:
- a CDS encoding 23S rRNA (adenine(2503)-C(2))-methyltransferase RlmN, whose product is MLQQTESRTNLLALTESGMAAFVASLGWPAYRASQILRWLYQERARTFAEMSNLSQKDREYLTGSSSIERTSAVQIFSSQDGTKKFVLTLADGNQVECVLIPDEDRLTLCLSTQVGCTLDCGFCLTGTLGLQRNLRAHEIIDQVLLAQDHLQEGHRLTNLVFMGMGEPLANLDAVADAVARLTNQTWGLGFSGRRITISTAGLASRIKDVAPLKVNLFFN
- a CDS encoding transglycosylase SLT domain-containing protein; its protein translation is MTALPWRISLSALAVWSVLSSLFLTATAESPRPLPVAASPCVSAEDCFRSAVALNERSGSPVQRDQTMMLKIDQLRSVMDLYPSTIWAKRAGVVLGVLLIEREPVEAAQRLRAVQSDLPVLDDYLRLWIGESLLKQNEPIQAAELLETIPKVVPDSNLIAKAAYRTGEAWYSANVCFRAVDWLGRAVVLAEKDPAAPLALWHQAECHIRENRLPEARTALKQLWLRYPHSPEAREAKARLDTALGGESWVPTADDHWIRAQAFLGLAMQVESVEELRRFLTMAPGHPRRFDARLKLGVAYVRLKQYDQARETFRSLVADRVQESSEATVWLARVYLRQSQGDKLIGLARSVVQGALGGDQRAMVHLFAGVWLEDQGQFDEAIGMFRQVAKLGDSASQRAEGLWRAGWAQYRTARYRDAAETFRSVVELHVNGFEPQAMYWAARADEREKNTTAADQYVRLCQRHAYSYYCQLAARRVSLPPVTPVATEAERPVGDEASPLPQNRRPEIERHVVYQRGIELKILGFAQDAARELGSLTEQYSRDPEVLLAFSTLLSEVGAYHPALRVAKVHFKDKLERSGLPTAPSLWTVAYPTGLLPTITAQGVTAVDPYLAAAIIREESQYDEKAVSVVGAVGLMQLMPVTANAVAQRYGFPAVGREELFDQETNIRLGVRYLGQLLEQYGGNLAHAVAAYNAGPIAVNNWIAVHRGREQDEFVELIPYQETRLYVKRVLRSYGEYRRLHNGTS
- the zapB gene encoding cell division protein ZapB, with translation MTLDRLDALEIRIRDLVKLVQDLKRKNASLEDDLRLARERVAVRDDENRRWEQERIDIRSRIEKVLGEIDLLECLDEPKEVAVD